The following proteins come from a genomic window of Aptenodytes patagonicus chromosome W, bAptPat1.pri.cur, whole genome shotgun sequence:
- the LOC143171868 gene encoding protein ARK2N isoform X2: MKMEAVGKAEDLVDSEVPPKTSEKQETAPDEDGPIELETQTQKDNVPTAADSAVLSSMPCLLMELRRDSSESQLASTESDKPTGGRVYESDSSNHCMLSPSSSGHLADSDTLSSTEENEPCQAEAAVEGDPSAVSGVAVGRKSRRSRSESETSTMAAKKNRQSSDKQNGRVTKVKGHRSQKHKERIRLLRQKREAAARKKYNLLQDSSTSDSDLTCDSSTSSSDDDEEVSGSSKTITAEIPAGFSRAGGSGGATREIPGLLDRGTVWDRNCIGNVLEEAMNCFAEMQRQTEEKFRMWIEKLTRLDTDEESKQQLEPREPKIQLVGQRIPPTTQSGAFIQMPDSQVLPQQSFNSYVGYQNVDASLEFPATFNNNFPPIFPENGNIAEPDLNQS; encoded by the exons ATGAAGATGGAGGCAGTGGGAAAAGCAGAAGACCTTGTTGATTCGGAAGTTCCACCAAAGACTTCTGAAAAGCAAGAGACTGCTCCTGATGAAGACGGACCTATAGAACTGGAGACACAAACTCAGAAAGACAACGTGCCCACTGCAGCAGACTCTGCGGTGCTCTCTTCAATGCCTTGCTTACTGATGGAACTGAGGCGAGACTCCTCGGAGTCTCAGCTAGCATCTACAGAGAGCGATAAGCCAACGGGTGGTCGAGTTTACGAGAGTGACTCTTCTAATCATTGCATGCTTTCCCCTTCTTCCAGTGGGCATTTGGCTGACTCAGATACATTGTCTTCCACAGAAGAGAATGAGCCCTGCCAAGCTGAAGCTGCTGTAGAGGGAGACCCTTCTGCGGTGTCTGGGGTTGCAGTTGGGAGGAAATCCAGGCGATCCAGGTCCGAAAGTGAAACTTCAACAATGGCTGCCAAGAAAAACCGACAGTCTAGTGATAAGCAGAATGGTCGAGTTACCAAGGTAAAAGGTCATCGAAGccaaaagcacaaagaaagaatCCGGCTCTTAAGACAGAAACGGGAGGCAGCTGCTCGCAAGAAGTACAAcctgctgcaggacagcagtACCAGTGATAGTGACCTGACGTGTGACTCGAGCACGAGTTCATcagatgatgatgaagaggtTTCAGGGAGCAGCAAGACAATCACTGCCGAGATACCAG CTGGCTTCAGTCGTGCTGGGGGATCTGGAGGAGCGACCAGGGAAATTCCAGGATTGCTTGACAGGGGCACCGTGTGGGATAGGAACTGCATAGGCAATGTCCTGGAAGAGGCCATGAACTGCTTTGCCGAGATGCAGAGGCAGACAGAGGAGAAATTTCGCATGTGGATAGAAAAGCTAACCCGTCTTGACACGgatgaagaaagcaagcaacaaCTGGAGCCCAGGGAACCTAAAATTCAACTAGTTGGCCAAAGAATCCCCCCTACCACACAGTCAGGGGCTTTCATACAGATGCCTGATAGCCAAGTACTTCCACAGCAGTCGTTTAATTCTTACGTGGGCTATCAAAATGTCGATGCTTCGCTAGAGTTTCCAGCGACTTTTAATAACAATTTTCCACCTATCTTTCCAGAGAATGGGAATATTGCAGAGCCTGATCTGAATCAATCATAA